In one Nicotiana tomentosiformis chromosome 6, ASM39032v3, whole genome shotgun sequence genomic region, the following are encoded:
- the LOC138894295 gene encoding uncharacterized protein, whose protein sequence is MQKAIKGKALADHLVENPVDKDYEPLTTYFSDEEMLFAGEDIADSYPRWRMFFDGATNFKGAGIGPVLILESLQHYPTSAKIRFPCTNNMAEYKACILGIRMAVEMNIKELLVIGDYDLLIHQVQGEWTTINIKIIPIQNEFVDALATLSSMIQHPGKNYIDPIEIEIRDQHVYCFHVDEEPDGKTWYYNIKRFFETREYPENATNGQKRALRRLANHIFLNGEVLYRRTSDLGLLSSVDAAEAIILLEKNT, encoded by the exons ATGCAGAAGGCCATCAAAGGAAAAGCCTTAGCTGATCACCTTGTAGAGAATCCAGTGGACAAGGATTATGAGCCGCTCACTACATACTTTTCGGACGAAGAAATGTTGTTCGCCGGAGAAGACATTGCAGATTCATACCCaagatggagaatgtttttcgatggagcaacAAATTTCAAAGGGGCGGGAATTGGACCAGTCTTAATTTTAGAATCACTACAGCATTATCCGACATCAGCAAAGATAAGGTTCCcctgcaccaataatatggccgaGTACAAAGCATGCATCCTCGGGATCAGGATGGCGGTCGAAATGAACATCAAAGAGCTTCTGGTCATAGGAGATTATGATCTGTTGATACAtcaagttcaaggagaatggaccACCATTAACATTAAGATCATTCC GATCCAGAACGAGTTTGTCGATGCTCTCGCAACCTTGTCATCCATGATCCAACATCCAGGTAAGAATTACATCGACCCTATTGAGATAGAGATCAGGGATCAACATGTGTATTGTTTCCATGTAGATGAAGAGCCGGACGGTAAGACATGGTACTACAACATCAAAAGGTTTTTTGAAACAAGAGAGTACCCAGAGAATGCCACCAATGGTCAGAAGCGAGCACTCAGAAGGCTAGCAAATCACATTTTCCTCAATGGGGAAGTCTTGTATAGGAGGACCTCAGACTTGGGTCTGTTAAGCTCTGTAGATGCTGCTGAAGCGATCATATTGCTAGAAAAAAATACATGA
- the LOC138894296 gene encoding uncharacterized protein: MNGVVEATNKNIKIILRKIVDNYRCHEKLSFTLLGYRNTMRTSTGATPYMLVYGTEVMILTEVEIPSLRVIQEDKLEDAEWIRIRQEQLMLIDEKRMDTVCHGQLYQNRMASAFNKRVKPRQFTPRQLVLKKIFPHQEEAKGKFAPNWQGPYVVHRVLLVGALILAEIDGRVSMKPINSDTIKRYYI; the protein is encoded by the coding sequence ATGAATGGAGTAGTTGAAGCAACCAACAAAAACATTAAAATAATTCtacgaaagatagtggacaattaTAGATGCCACGAGAAATTATCCTTCACCTTACTGGGTTATCGGAAcaccatgagaacatccactggggcaacgccatacatgttggtatatggcacCGAAGTTATGATACTCACAGAGGTTGAGATACCCTCCTTGAGAGTCATTCAGGAAGACAAGTTGGAAGACGCCGAATGGATAAGGATCAGGcaggagcaactcatgctcattgacgaAAAGAGAATGGACACAGTGTGCCATGGTCAGCTATATCAAAATAGGATGGCTAGTGCATTCAACAAGAGGGTGAAACCTCGCCAATTTACACCAAGACagttggttttgaagaaaatattccctcatcaagaagaagccaaaggaaagtttgcaccaaactggcaaggtccttacgtggtccATCGAGTGTTGTTGGTAGGAGCTCTGATCTTGGCAGAGATAGACGGAAGAGTCAGCAtgaagcctatcaactcagatacaatcaagagatactacattTGA